The Deltaproteobacteria bacterium nucleotide sequence CAACGAGTCGGCGATCACGCGCCACCAGCGCCCCCGCGCGCAATTCCATGAGCACGAGAGCGCTGAGGTACTTCACGGCATCGCGCTGGAAGAGGACCGCTTCGTGCTGCCGGGCATTGAGCCAATCGATGTAGAGATTGCTGTCGATGACGACCCGGCGCAGCCTCACCGAAACACCTTTCTGAGTCGCCCCTTGCCCCCGGTCGCGCGCAACGCGGTGTCGATTTCGGCTTCAGCCACGACGAGGTCAAGCGCACGGTTCACGGTTTCTGCGTCGTCCTTGGTGCCAAGATAGGTGCGTGCTTGATTGAGCTTGCGCGGGTCGAGTTCAACGTATCTGCGGCGCGACGCGGCGTTGCTCATTGAGAATCCTCCTCGCTTTGTCATCGAACCACATACCACGATGCGGCGGAAGCGTGCCAGCACGGAGCGGGCACGAATCGGCAATGCTTCATCTCCGCCCGGATCACTCACCGGTCCTCTCTCATCCTGCAATGATCCAATCGGCCGATGGCTCAATCGCTCCCGCCGGTCACTGATCACTGGTCACTGATCACTGCTCTTGACTGGCCGACGTGAGCGGGGTGACCGAGGGCGTGAGGGGGTGGCAGGTCGGGTATCCCGTACTACGCGGCGGCCGCTTCGGGGTTGAGCGCATCCTCGATCGTGAGTTGGCCGTCGCGGACGGCCAGGCAGACGCGCAGCAGGTGCAGCTCGCGCAGCATCTCGTCGTCCGGAAATTCCTCACGGGCGCGGCGCGACAACCGCAGCAACTTCGTGGCCGGGATGTTGGCCTGCTTGGCAATCTTCTCGTAATTGAAGTATCGCATCTTGGGTTTCCTTATAGCTCGGGCGGGGCCACGATTTCTATCGTGGACAGGCCCCACGAGACATTCAGCGTGTTCACCTCTGCCCGGCGGCGCCGGTTCACGAGATGCTTGAAGTTCCAAGAGAGCAACACGTCGTGCTGCGTCAGCACCGCCGCCGCCACATGCACGGCGTCATTGTGCATCGCCGCAGTGAACACGCCGGCAGCAAGGTAGCGCTGGGTCAACTCGTTGATCGCTGTCGTCACTGGATGCACGGCGACCCTTCGAAGCATCACGAGCAAGCGTCGCCGCCGCACCGCATCGAGGACTTGCATCAGTTCCTCGCGCGCCAGCTCCGACGTGGCCAGGTCGAACCCGGCGCGGCGCAGCCAGAACTCGCGCGTCTGGCGCTGGCGCTCCGGAAGGCGCCGGTCGTAGTAAGCGCTAAACACTGATGTGTCGAGGTAGACGCGCGGTTTCACTTGCCTGCCTCAGTCATCCGTCATCCCTCATCTCCCAAGCTCCGGTCTCCCGCGCTTGTCACTCGTCACTGTCTCACTGGGTCTGAACTGCCCGAGGCCGAAGTGGGCGGAGTGGCCGAGCATCACGGGCCCAGCTACGGGTTCAGGGAACACGACGCGAAGCCAATAACCGAGCCGATCTCCAACGAAGGCACGTTTGCCGCGCTCTCGCCGAGGAATGTGAACGCAGACCCATTGCGACCTCGCGGTCTCCTGGACAATGGCATCCTCTGCACCAACGAAGCCACGAAGCCCCAGCTCGCGTCGAACCTGCGCCTCGATAGACTCCGATGCCCGAGGCTTGCTTCGGCGCAAGTGATGTCGGGGCGGAACGTAGGGTGTTACAGACTCCCAGCTTCGAGCACGACAACCGTCAAGTCCTGGAGGTGGCGGGACGGCGCGGTCCAGTGGCACCAGCCGTGCCTTCCACTCGTCGCCGCCCTGCGCGCCGATCGCCGCCCACGACAGTGGCCGTTCGGCTGCCCTCAATATTGCCGCGTGTTCGTCAGCGCTGAACGGGTCTTCGGGCCTCCAGACGAGCAACCGTGTGATCAGGTTGTCCTCGACCCAGACCAGGAACGCCGCGTGACGATGACCTTCGAGGCGATCGCCAGAGGCATTCTTGCCTGAGAGCCCAGACGCCTCCTCGCGCACTGCAGCAGGCGCTGTCGACCAAGTGGCCTTTGGGTCGCCGCTGCGCGCTCGCACGAACGCAGATAGCACGCGCGACCGAAACGCCGCCGTCAAGCGAACGGCCGAGCGTAGCTCGGGAGCCACCGCCCACCCGAGCGCGAACTGAATCAGATTGGTTCTCGGCGGCGCTGGCCGTCGGAGTCGCTCTCTCGCTTGCGGCCGCCGAGGAATGTCCGCGTAGAGCCACCGCGCCCCAGGTGGCACCGTTCGTCCTTTCGCGAGCTTGTTATCAGTGACTCGCTCGACGTCGTCTCGCGCGGC carries:
- the cas5u6u gene encoding type I-U CRISPR-associated protein Cas5/Cas6; translated protein: MRVVLRQTFPLGRFHATPWRVNPFDDPFGEWPPSPWRLVRAICARWHQWQRETGDRDSDGIDSLLRAFCSSHYAFRLPPFARRGMVLRQYQPATFGWNPAEKKKAARRGYGTTLVQDNAWCVPPEDTDESAVWWFLDGDAWRPDLIGILDRCLDRVLYFGRAETLNVIERRDPVPGIEPNCTLTQRPTSADSVPVLVPTSEAARDDVERVTDNKLAKGRTVPPGARWLYADIPRRPQARERLRRPAPPRTNLIQFALGWAVAPELRSAVRLTAAFRSRVLSAFVRARSGDPKATWSTAPAAVREEASGLSGKNASGDRLEGHRHAAFLVWVEDNLITRLLVWRPEDPFSADEHAAILRAAERPLSWAAIGAQGGDEWKARLVPLDRAVPPPPGLDGCRARSWESVTPYVPPRHHLRRSKPRASESIEAQVRRELGLRGFVGAEDAIVQETARSQWVCVHIPRRERGKRAFVGDRLGYWLRVVFPEPVAGPVMLGHSAHFGLGQFRPSETVTSDKRGRPELGR
- a CDS encoding PIN domain-containing protein, yielding MKPRVYLDTSVFSAYYDRRLPERQRQTREFWLRRAGFDLATSELAREELMQVLDAVRRRRLLVMLRRVAVHPVTTAINELTQRYLAAGVFTAAMHNDAVHVAAAVLTQHDVLLSWNFKHLVNRRRRAEVNTLNVSWGLSTIEIVAPPEL